Genomic window (Armatimonadota bacterium):
CGCTCGCGCGCCTGCTGCGCGATCACGACCTGGCGAGGCGCATGGGCGAAGCTGGGCGTCGGCGCGTGGAGAGCATCTTCGACCTGGAACGGGTGGTGGACGAGGTGGAGGGCGTGTACCACGAACTGGTCGGCACGCGCCCGGACGCGCCTCCTGCCGCCGCCGGAGGCTAGCGCCCCCGCTCTTTGAGGATGCGCTTCGCCGTCGGGTTCTCGGGGTCGAGCGCCGCCGCTTGCGCGGCCCGCAGATAGGCCTCCTGCCGCCGTCCCGCCTGCCAGCAGGCGAGCGCGATGTTAGCGATGATGGGGGCGAAGTCCGGCTTGTAGGAGGCGGCGGCCTCGAACGCGGCGACCGCATCATCGAAACGACCCGCCGCCGCCAGGGCCATGCCGCGCGCGTTGCGGGACTTGGCGATGGCCTCGGCCCGGGCAAAAGGCACCACGCGGTAGGCGTAAACGGCGTCACTGCCGGTGCCCCAGCGCGCCGCCGGCTCGAACCTGCGGCA
Coding sequences:
- a CDS encoding tetratricopeptide repeat protein, whose protein sequence is AWYAFTPAHSDVDRSPYRRAAGGIASLREPVRVAVTDDAWSLHCFTGLRCAQVPTDGVGAVLRVADALGANYLLVRERTLRNIAAVAAVQRCRRFEPAARWGTGSDAVYAYRVVPFARAEAIAKSRNARGMALAAAGRFDDAVAAFEAAASYKPDFAPIIANIALACWQAGRRQEAYLRAAQAAALDPENPTAKRILKERGR